In Pleomorphomonas sp. T1.2MG-36, a single window of DNA contains:
- a CDS encoding AAA family ATPase, producing MTKNTDDLVGINEVALMAGVSKQAVANWRVRVSDFPLPVTELASGPIFRRSQIRSWLLRNKRKGKPMTHVFSTINLKGGVAKTTTTVALAETFSANMRKRVLVIDLDPQTNATLMLIGEDKWFELNGKERTLARLFKDAMDPDNRKFDLDKTLQKSVSDVGAAKTVDLLPSSLDLIDVQDKLASAPVGKFYAANPIELLWRAVKTRIDDYDIVMVDCPPNLGIITLNGLRISDGYIIPTIPDHLSTYGIPQIVTRIKDFSEAISETIEPFGIVATKYQANSTVHNNVLKQLRDDEKIPVVMDTIIRQANQVAAAAEFQTYPRTLKQKYGSELAIQYDELAHEIWDQLEGGL from the coding sequence GTGACCAAGAACACTGACGATCTTGTCGGAATTAATGAAGTCGCACTCATGGCGGGGGTCTCCAAGCAAGCAGTCGCCAACTGGCGAGTGCGCGTCTCAGATTTCCCTCTACCGGTGACAGAGCTAGCGTCTGGACCGATCTTCCGGCGCTCTCAGATTCGCTCCTGGCTGCTGCGAAATAAACGTAAAGGAAAGCCAATGACGCACGTGTTTTCGACAATCAATCTGAAGGGAGGCGTGGCCAAAACGACCACGACAGTGGCCCTGGCGGAAACCTTCTCAGCGAACATGCGTAAACGCGTCCTAGTAATAGACCTAGATCCTCAGACCAACGCCACGCTTATGCTGATTGGTGAAGATAAGTGGTTCGAGCTGAACGGCAAGGAGCGAACACTCGCCCGCCTATTTAAGGACGCCATGGACCCTGACAATCGAAAGTTCGACCTCGACAAAACTCTTCAGAAGAGTGTGTCGGACGTCGGCGCGGCGAAGACGGTGGACCTACTTCCCTCCAGCCTCGACCTCATCGATGTGCAGGACAAGCTGGCATCGGCGCCAGTTGGAAAGTTCTATGCGGCCAACCCGATCGAGCTCCTCTGGAGAGCTGTTAAGACACGTATCGACGACTACGACATTGTGATGGTGGACTGCCCGCCGAACCTGGGGATTATCACTCTCAACGGGCTCCGCATCTCTGACGGATACATCATCCCGACCATTCCAGATCACCTCTCTACCTACGGCATTCCGCAGATCGTCACTCGGATTAAGGACTTCTCGGAGGCAATTTCAGAAACGATCGAGCCGTTCGGCATCGTCGCCACAAAGTATCAGGCGAATTCGACGGTCCACAACAACGTGCTGAAACAACTTCGCGACGATGAGAAAATCCCTGTGGTGATGGACACGATTATCCGTCAGGCCAATCAGGTGGCCGCAGCCGCGGAATTTCAGACGTACCCGCGCACACTTAAGCAGAAATACGGCAGCGAATTGGCTATTCAGTATGATGAGCTCGCCCACGAAATATGGGATCAGCTGGAGGGCGGACTGTGA
- a CDS encoding SLC13 family permease, with product MVELLAGYRAEVALGLVIALFAMFVWEKYPADVTAAGGAAIFIVLGFVPPEKAMAVYSNSAPLTIGAMFVLTGALVRTGVLERVAGVVLDRSRRRPKLALAVFLLTTLGASAFMNNTPVVLVLIPIAIRLAAALDLAATRLLIPISYAAILGGTLTLIGTSTNLLVDGVARTHGLEPFSLFEITPVGLATALTGILTMLGLGKLLLPDRREDTGDLDSRDEAEFLSELTVLADGPFTDKPIGEIADFKQTGLRIVGVRTEGKVIRKDFQNIALKKGDGLIVLAKSAVLLTLNDREGVRVGQRRAATGSGERIVVEAVVAPGRLSHGTLLSSLSLGRRFGVRVMGAHRNRHVPGPDLSNVRLRPADKLLIEGTTEALDELSHQSELVSVTRSTARAFRPTKAPLALLALGLVVVLAAFDVMDIGILAMIAVPTILILRCIDADEAWGSIDGGILILIFSMLVVGKGLEETGAVTLIVNAVLPVMSEVSPFFVLLLVYGLSSTLTEFITNNAVAVILTPIAIGLAQQLGIEPRALVVAIMFGASASFATPIGYQTNTLVYGAGNYRFSDFVKIGLPMNVIVGLASCYAIYLYYGV from the coding sequence ATGGTGGAGCTTCTTGCGGGCTATCGGGCCGAAGTCGCGCTTGGACTGGTCATCGCGCTCTTCGCGATGTTTGTCTGGGAGAAGTACCCAGCTGATGTTACCGCGGCTGGCGGAGCTGCCATATTCATCGTGCTTGGTTTCGTCCCGCCCGAAAAAGCGATGGCGGTCTATTCCAATTCGGCGCCTTTGACGATCGGCGCCATGTTTGTCCTTACAGGAGCATTGGTGCGCACCGGTGTTCTGGAAAGAGTCGCCGGCGTCGTGCTTGACCGTTCTAGGAGACGTCCAAAGCTGGCGCTCGCGGTTTTCCTGCTGACCACGCTTGGGGCCTCTGCATTCATGAACAACACGCCTGTTGTTCTGGTGCTGATCCCGATCGCCATTCGGCTGGCCGCCGCGCTGGATTTGGCTGCGACGCGGCTTCTGATTCCAATCTCCTATGCTGCCATTCTCGGCGGTACCCTGACGTTGATCGGCACGTCCACCAACCTTCTCGTCGATGGCGTTGCGCGCACGCACGGCCTTGAACCGTTTTCGCTCTTCGAGATCACACCGGTTGGTCTGGCTACCGCTCTCACCGGAATTCTGACCATGCTCGGGCTCGGTAAACTCCTTTTGCCCGACCGACGCGAAGACACCGGCGATCTCGATAGCCGGGACGAGGCTGAGTTTCTGTCCGAACTGACGGTGCTTGCCGATGGTCCCTTTACCGACAAACCGATCGGCGAAATCGCCGACTTCAAGCAAACCGGCCTGCGTATCGTCGGTGTTCGGACTGAAGGCAAGGTAATCCGCAAAGATTTTCAGAACATCGCCCTGAAGAAGGGGGATGGGTTAATTGTCCTCGCCAAGTCAGCCGTACTTCTGACGCTGAATGATCGCGAAGGGGTGCGCGTGGGCCAACGACGAGCCGCCACGGGCAGTGGTGAGAGAATTGTTGTTGAAGCCGTCGTCGCGCCTGGCCGATTGAGCCACGGAACGCTTCTGTCCAGCCTTTCCCTGGGCCGACGCTTTGGCGTGCGCGTCATGGGCGCCCACCGGAACCGGCACGTACCTGGTCCTGACCTCAGCAATGTGAGATTGCGCCCGGCAGACAAGCTTCTGATCGAAGGCACAACCGAGGCGCTCGACGAACTCTCGCACCAGAGTGAGCTGGTGTCCGTCACGCGCTCCACGGCACGTGCCTTCCGCCCCACCAAGGCTCCGCTGGCACTTCTGGCGCTGGGTCTCGTTGTGGTACTTGCGGCATTCGACGTCATGGATATCGGCATTCTGGCGATGATCGCCGTGCCGACCATCCTCATCCTGCGCTGCATCGATGCGGATGAGGCGTGGGGATCAATAGACGGCGGCATCTTGATTCTCATCTTCTCGATGCTTGTCGTCGGCAAGGGGCTGGAAGAGACAGGCGCGGTGACACTCATCGTGAATGCGGTCCTGCCCGTCATGTCTGAAGTCTCGCCGTTCTTCGTCCTGCTCCTCGTCTATGGGCTGTCCTCTACCCTCACCGAGTTCATAACCAACAACGCCGTTGCCGTTATTCTCACGCCCATCGCCATCGGTCTCGCCCAGCAACTGGGTATCGAACCGCGGGCGCTGGTCGTTGCGATCATGTTCGGCGCAAGTGCCAGCTTTGCAACGCCTATCGGCTATCAAACCAACACGCTCGTATACGGCGCTGGCAACTACCGTTTCAGCGACTTCGTCAAGATTGGGCTACCGATGAACGTCATCGTGGGTCTGGCGTCATGCTACGCGATATATTTGTACTACGGTGTCTGA
- a CDS encoding nucleotidyl transferase AbiEii/AbiGii toxin family protein, translated as MELLDAPAPRLRAYPVTTVLTKKFQALVQLGIANSRLKDFYDLWLIAQTFEFDRASLAEAVRQTLARRETMLPTEKPIGLSDAYADAWGRQWKAFLGRERMAAAPTELAAVVSDLAGFLLPLIEPADGNERWKPGEGWRASNA; from the coding sequence TTGGAGCTACTCGACGCGCCGGCGCCCCGCCTTCGCGCCTATCCGGTGACGACCGTGCTGACCAAGAAATTCCAGGCACTCGTCCAACTCGGCATCGCGAACAGCCGGCTGAAGGATTTCTACGATCTCTGGCTGATCGCGCAGACGTTCGAATTTGATCGGGCATCGCTTGCAGAGGCCGTTCGCCAGACCCTTGCGCGACGCGAGACCATGCTTCCAACCGAGAAGCCGATCGGTCTGAGTGACGCTTACGCCGATGCTTGGGGGCGGCAGTGGAAGGCCTTCCTGGGGCGAGAGCGAATGGCCGCGGCGCCGACGGAGCTGGCTGCCGTGGTGTCCGACCTCGCCGGATTTCTGCTTCCCCTGATTGAGCCCGCTGACGGTAATGAGCGTTGGAAGCCCGGTGAGGGCTGGAGGGCATCGAATGCGTAG
- a CDS encoding ATP-dependent nuclease, which translates to MFIERLTLANFRCFGPEATTIELTSGLTTFVGVNGAGKTAVMQALQRLFGITGDHRRLRRHDFHVPATELLAPLQRTFVLEAILAFPELDPGGLHAGAIPEFFQQMAADEAGRLKCRLRLEATWTDDGSLEGTIEQKYWAVRAFGHFVEADCIELKAIDRARIQMIYVPASRDGASQVTAFLRGRLWRAINWSQGVRGTFSEAGATLNGAFSAEAAVDIVATAVRRRWQEVHTAGTDTTPLFRPVDLRFQEFIRKVEVVFYPDEAGRERALDDLSDGQRSLFHLAMTAATLDVEGSIAADPVAAGFQPGGVPLPALTLIAIEEPENNLAPFYLSRIVRQIEDLTKGTRAQAVVSSHSASILARVDPSQVRHFRLNPADRTARVRAIRLPVGQEEASKFVREAVRTYPELYFARFAVLGEGASEEVVLPRLAEAMGLDIDRSFVAVVPLGGRHVNHLWRLLTDLDIPYATLLDLDWGRDGGGWGRIKTTCTQLLEIGVPPQAIFGQHLNDAGPAANLAAFDTLLAENTADMTTWINWLRQFHVFFSAPLDLDYSMLRAFPAAYQLAEPGRQGPSPLGDPRTAVLGESGRGNLYAADQDQLLRWYRYLFLGRGKPSTHVRVLSGQTPQALAAGAPEELRALLTSIAARLAPGRQPVA; encoded by the coding sequence ATGTTTATTGAACGGCTTACTCTGGCAAATTTTCGCTGCTTCGGCCCCGAGGCGACGACGATCGAACTGACCTCCGGCCTCACCACGTTTGTTGGCGTCAACGGCGCAGGCAAGACTGCGGTTATGCAAGCACTTCAACGCCTGTTTGGCATCACGGGCGATCACCGCCGGTTACGGCGCCATGATTTCCACGTGCCGGCAACGGAGTTGCTCGCACCGCTTCAACGGACATTCGTTCTGGAGGCAATTCTTGCCTTTCCCGAACTGGATCCCGGCGGTCTCCACGCGGGAGCCATTCCTGAGTTCTTCCAACAGATGGCGGCCGACGAGGCCGGCCGTCTGAAATGCCGGTTGCGCCTGGAGGCCACTTGGACGGACGATGGTTCGCTCGAAGGAACGATCGAGCAGAAATACTGGGCTGTTCGCGCATTCGGTCATTTCGTGGAAGCCGACTGCATCGAGCTGAAGGCGATCGATCGCGCTCGGATTCAGATGATTTATGTGCCCGCATCGCGCGATGGCGCATCCCAGGTGACGGCCTTTCTGCGCGGCCGCCTCTGGCGGGCCATCAACTGGTCGCAGGGCGTTCGGGGCACATTCTCCGAAGCGGGCGCCACACTCAACGGCGCCTTTTCCGCTGAAGCCGCTGTCGATATTGTGGCCACTGCGGTGCGGCGACGCTGGCAAGAGGTCCATACTGCCGGCACCGACACGACACCGCTTTTTCGCCCAGTCGATCTGCGCTTTCAGGAGTTCATCCGCAAGGTCGAGGTGGTCTTTTACCCCGACGAGGCAGGCCGCGAGCGGGCGCTCGACGACCTCAGCGACGGGCAACGCTCCCTTTTCCATTTGGCGATGACAGCCGCCACACTGGACGTGGAAGGCAGCATCGCCGCCGATCCGGTCGCCGCGGGATTCCAACCTGGCGGCGTTCCTCTGCCTGCTTTAACACTCATTGCCATAGAGGAGCCGGAGAACAATCTCGCGCCGTTCTATCTCTCGCGGATTGTGCGGCAGATCGAGGATTTGACGAAGGGAACCCGAGCGCAGGCCGTCGTCTCCAGCCATTCTGCGAGCATTCTTGCACGGGTGGATCCGTCGCAAGTCAGGCATTTCCGCCTCAACCCAGCGGATCGAACAGCGCGTGTCCGCGCCATCCGACTTCCCGTCGGCCAAGAAGAAGCGTCGAAATTCGTGAGGGAAGCGGTTCGCACCTATCCCGAGCTATATTTTGCTCGCTTCGCCGTGCTTGGCGAGGGAGCTTCAGAAGAAGTGGTCCTGCCGCGCCTTGCGGAGGCCATGGGCCTCGACATCGACCGCTCATTCGTCGCGGTCGTTCCCCTCGGCGGTCGCCACGTCAATCACCTCTGGCGGCTCCTCACTGATCTCGATATCCCCTACGCGACGCTTCTCGATCTCGACTGGGGCCGCGATGGCGGCGGCTGGGGTCGTATCAAGACCACGTGCACGCAGCTTCTTGAGATTGGCGTCCCGCCGCAAGCGATCTTCGGCCAGCACCTTAACGACGCGGGACCAGCGGCGAACCTTGCCGCGTTCGACACGCTGCTAGCCGAGAACACTGCCGACATGACGACTTGGATCAACTGGCTGCGCCAATTCCATGTCTTCTTCAGTGCGCCGCTCGATCTGGATTATTCAATGTTGCGCGCCTTTCCAGCGGCATACCAGTTGGCCGAGCCGGGGCGGCAGGGACCGTCGCCGCTGGGTGATCCTCGCACCGCGGTGCTCGGTGAATCCGGTCGTGGCAATCTCTATGCGGCAGACCAGGATCAGTTGTTGCGCTGGTATCGCTACCTGTTCCTCGGTCGAGGGAAGCCCAGCACTCATGTTCGCGTCCTAAGCGGACAGACACCTCAGGCTCTTGCCGCCGGTGCCCCCGAGGAGTTGCGGGCGCTTCTAACCTCGATTGCAGCCCGTCTAGCACCGGGCCGACAGCCGGTGGCCTGA
- a CDS encoding ABC-F family ATP-binding cassette domain-containing protein, translating into MIRLDSISKQNGHQILFIDASMSILKGEKVGLVGPNGAGKTTLFRMIVGDDRPDDGQVAIDTGMTIGYFSQDVGEMSGQSAVATVMDGVGPVSALAAEMAKLEAAMVDPDQADDLDAVIERYGEVQGRFEELDGYALEARAREVLAGLSFSQERMDGDVGLLSGGWKMRVALARILLMRPDGMLLDEPSNHLDLESLIWLESFLKAYDGALLMTSHDRAFMNRIVGKVVEIDGGSLTTYSGNFDFYEQQRALGEKQREAQFERQQAMLAKEIKFIERFKARASHAAQVQSRVKKLDKIERVEPPRRRQSIQFDFRTPPRSGEDVASFKNVHKGYGGKPIYEGFDFQLRRKERWCVLGANGAGKSTLLKLVAGATEPDQGTVTIGSSVKMGYFAQHSMDLLDGDETVFDSLDGSFPQAGQGALRTLAGCFGFSGDDVEKPCRVLSGGEKARLVMAKMLYDPPNFLVLDEPTNHLDMATKEMLVAALSTFEGTMLFVSHDRHFLAALSNRVLELTSEGIHQFGGGYTEYVASTGQEAPGLHPG; encoded by the coding sequence ATGATTCGTCTCGATAGCATCAGCAAGCAGAACGGCCATCAGATCTTGTTCATCGATGCGTCGATGAGCATCCTAAAAGGAGAGAAGGTCGGACTTGTCGGGCCGAATGGCGCCGGCAAGACGACGCTGTTCCGGATGATCGTCGGTGATGATCGACCCGACGATGGCCAGGTGGCGATCGATACCGGCATGACGATCGGCTATTTCAGCCAGGATGTCGGAGAGATGTCGGGCCAGAGTGCTGTTGCGACGGTGATGGATGGCGTCGGGCCGGTGAGCGCGCTCGCCGCCGAAATGGCCAAGTTGGAGGCCGCCATGGTCGACCCGGATCAGGCCGACGACCTGGACGCCGTTATCGAGCGCTATGGCGAGGTGCAGGGGCGTTTCGAGGAACTGGACGGCTATGCGCTGGAGGCCCGGGCGCGCGAGGTGCTTGCCGGCCTGAGCTTCAGCCAGGAGCGCATGGACGGTGATGTGGGTCTCCTGTCCGGAGGCTGGAAGATGCGCGTGGCGCTTGCCCGCATCCTGCTGATGCGGCCCGACGGCATGCTGCTGGACGAGCCCAGCAACCATCTCGATCTTGAAAGCCTGATCTGGCTGGAGAGTTTCCTCAAGGCCTACGACGGCGCCTTGCTGATGACCTCGCATGACCGCGCCTTCATGAACCGCATCGTTGGCAAGGTGGTGGAGATCGATGGTGGCTCGCTCACGACCTATTCGGGCAACTTCGATTTCTACGAACAGCAGCGGGCGCTTGGCGAGAAGCAGCGCGAGGCGCAGTTCGAACGCCAGCAGGCGATGCTCGCCAAGGAGATCAAGTTCATCGAGCGCTTCAAGGCACGTGCCTCGCACGCGGCGCAGGTCCAGAGCCGTGTGAAGAAGCTGGACAAGATCGAGCGGGTGGAGCCGCCCCGACGGCGCCAGTCCATTCAGTTCGACTTCCGCACCCCGCCACGCTCGGGCGAGGATGTGGCGAGCTTCAAGAACGTGCATAAGGGCTACGGTGGCAAGCCGATCTACGAGGGGTTTGACTTTCAGCTGCGGCGCAAGGAGCGCTGGTGCGTCCTCGGTGCCAATGGCGCCGGGAAATCGACGCTGCTGAAATTGGTGGCCGGCGCCACCGAACCGGACCAGGGCACGGTGACCATCGGCAGCAGCGTCAAGATGGGCTATTTTGCCCAGCATTCCATGGATTTGCTGGACGGTGACGAGACGGTTTTCGACTCGCTGGACGGTTCCTTCCCGCAGGCGGGACAAGGGGCCCTCCGCACCCTTGCCGGCTGCTTCGGCTTCTCCGGTGACGACGTCGAGAAACCCTGCCGCGTGCTCTCCGGCGGTGAAAAGGCGCGGCTGGTCATGGCCAAGATGCTGTACGACCCGCCGAACTTCCTGGTGCTCGACGAACCGACCAACCATCTGGACATGGCGACGAAGGAAATGCTGGTTGCGGCCCTCTCGACATTCGAGGGCACCATGCTGTTCGTATCGCATGACCGCCACTTCCTGGCGGCCCTCTCCAACCGCGTGCTCGAGTTGACGTCCGAGGGCATCCATCAGTTCGGCGGGGGCTACACCGAATATGTTGCGAGCACGGGCCAGGAAGCGCCTGGCCTGCACCCAGGCTGA